In Gemmata obscuriglobus, a single genomic region encodes these proteins:
- a CDS encoding caspase family protein produces MPVLKTACPECGANLRLTVEGDGDHEVTCLKCGHEFAVALESDEPPPAKAGTKEKAKSGAKAGSTNVAPKKKKKKPAEAESGGNQKLIVAGAGAGLILVLGLGLLVYAATRTKDKTVQNTDTPQIATQPPGGPKPVAPQPGTPSATPAPKPNPSVPPKQGNTPNPGTSPPPKKKENPEDAELATMLPPPPKVRVNGSMVPATKPLVVAPAVPPLAPDEDPFVRAQNFKPEGALPALASPPKSGGRPLLTLDAGGHTGIVGKVFFTPKGDRVITVGEDKAVRFWDPVSNETVKTIRFPAGPGKEGSLQAAAISRSGKRLAVAGHKLAGVSSGRVPIYVISPETGNQLTRMDAGSGDAVGALHFSNDGNRLAVGGDDGVLQLMDVSSGRELGRTVPHRGGIVEVRYNPNPRVNVLASLGTDRTVKIWDFAQNLTTLVSIGGVTPSCLAWSNDGQALALGTTTGQILIVSSQGRLIRELPPVLVEKRPVAVSQVLFAPGDQELAVGGAANGRGWTGLVSAYSGGPRVTVPGHSNRVSAVDVSVDGRRVVSSGGNQHETFVWQADDGAVQHRLIGTGHGVWAVAWAKDGKSIAWGTRNERNEANVGPLEHTFRLDEFGLGSPPDPSKYTQTVNSDEHVTLDYRQRVFMVKTTGRDPVLARLPGGEPIYSASVLPKGNAILVGGVESLYLISPISFDVSQQFVGHTSHVLSVTPSPDSRYFATGSADQTIRIWQRNREEPVLSIFVAGREWIAWTPQGFYACSPQGEQLIAWQINAGNVKFPQVHPAGRFRPTMYQPAVLKYLIPAGDLSRALAMAQKYDKALIQTTNVAEVLPPEVTLADFTEGRELKMDKAKGTLTVRATASSPSAKHPVTAMRLLVDGRPFNGAAGVKRFENPQPTAEATWEVPLAPGPHTVAVIADSPVSKGMSKVGQVLRDGEVPKPNLYVLTMGVAAYPGKLKLNYSATDAEMLAKAFQEKSRGTFDKIEVKVLTDKAASRQGIRDGLTWLKSKMTPQDVGIVSFSGHGSRDLFGRFYLVPFIESDPTADESEWALSGDEFKKRLEDMPGRLVAILDACHSGSVAEKDGPPQADSLVRDLTAEDSGVIVMCASLGREYAAESKICKAGFFTLGLVEGLSGHADVDGDGVIYIHELDMYATARVRQLSGGLQNPTLGRPSAVKPFVIAKPGKQAAP; encoded by the coding sequence ATGCCCGTTTTGAAAACCGCCTGCCCGGAGTGCGGCGCGAACCTGCGCCTCACCGTCGAGGGCGATGGGGACCACGAGGTCACCTGCCTGAAGTGCGGCCACGAGTTCGCGGTCGCACTCGAGTCCGACGAGCCCCCCCCGGCAAAGGCGGGCACCAAGGAGAAGGCCAAGAGCGGCGCGAAGGCCGGCTCCACGAACGTCGCGCCCAAAAAGAAGAAAAAGAAGCCGGCCGAGGCTGAGAGCGGCGGGAACCAGAAGCTGATCGTCGCCGGCGCCGGGGCCGGCCTCATTCTCGTGCTCGGTCTGGGGCTCCTGGTCTACGCGGCCACGCGGACCAAGGACAAGACCGTACAGAACACCGACACCCCACAAATTGCGACCCAACCGCCGGGCGGCCCGAAACCGGTTGCCCCGCAGCCGGGCACACCGAGCGCCACCCCCGCACCCAAGCCGAACCCGAGTGTTCCGCCCAAACAGGGTAACACCCCGAACCCGGGCACGAGCCCGCCTCCGAAAAAGAAAGAAAACCCGGAGGACGCGGAACTGGCCACCATGCTCCCGCCGCCGCCGAAGGTCCGTGTCAACGGGTCGATGGTGCCGGCCACCAAGCCGCTGGTGGTGGCGCCCGCGGTCCCGCCGCTGGCGCCGGACGAGGACCCGTTCGTGCGGGCACAGAACTTCAAACCCGAGGGAGCGCTGCCCGCGCTCGCGTCGCCCCCCAAGAGCGGCGGGCGGCCGCTGCTCACGCTCGACGCCGGCGGGCACACGGGCATCGTCGGCAAGGTGTTCTTCACCCCCAAGGGGGACCGCGTCATCACCGTCGGCGAGGATAAGGCGGTGCGGTTCTGGGACCCGGTGTCCAACGAGACCGTCAAGACGATCCGGTTCCCCGCCGGCCCGGGCAAGGAGGGCTCGCTCCAGGCGGCGGCCATCTCGCGCTCGGGGAAGCGGCTGGCGGTGGCCGGGCACAAGCTGGCCGGGGTGTCGAGCGGCCGGGTGCCGATCTACGTCATCTCGCCCGAAACGGGCAACCAGCTCACCCGGATGGACGCCGGCAGCGGCGACGCGGTCGGCGCGCTGCACTTCTCGAACGACGGCAACCGGCTGGCGGTCGGCGGCGACGACGGGGTGCTGCAACTGATGGACGTGTCCAGCGGGCGCGAGCTGGGGCGCACCGTGCCGCACCGCGGCGGGATCGTCGAGGTGCGGTACAACCCGAACCCGCGGGTGAACGTCCTGGCCAGCCTCGGCACGGACCGGACGGTCAAGATCTGGGACTTCGCGCAGAACCTGACCACGCTCGTCAGCATCGGCGGGGTGACGCCGTCCTGCCTGGCCTGGAGCAACGACGGGCAGGCGCTGGCCCTGGGCACCACCACCGGCCAGATCCTGATCGTCTCGAGCCAGGGGCGGCTGATCCGCGAGCTGCCGCCGGTCCTGGTGGAGAAGCGGCCCGTGGCGGTGTCGCAGGTGCTGTTCGCGCCCGGCGACCAGGAACTGGCCGTCGGCGGGGCGGCCAACGGCCGGGGCTGGACCGGGTTGGTCTCGGCCTACAGCGGGGGCCCGCGGGTGACGGTCCCCGGCCACAGCAACCGGGTCAGCGCGGTGGACGTGTCGGTCGACGGCCGCCGGGTCGTGTCGAGCGGCGGCAACCAGCACGAGACGTTCGTCTGGCAGGCGGACGACGGCGCCGTGCAGCACCGGCTGATCGGCACCGGACACGGGGTGTGGGCGGTCGCATGGGCGAAGGACGGCAAGTCGATCGCGTGGGGCACCCGCAACGAGCGGAACGAGGCCAACGTCGGCCCGCTGGAGCACACGTTCCGGCTCGACGAGTTCGGCCTGGGCAGCCCGCCCGACCCGTCGAAGTACACGCAGACGGTGAACAGCGACGAGCACGTGACGCTCGACTACCGGCAGCGCGTGTTCATGGTCAAAACGACCGGGCGCGACCCGGTGCTGGCACGGCTCCCGGGCGGCGAGCCGATCTACTCGGCCAGCGTGCTGCCGAAGGGGAACGCGATCCTGGTCGGCGGGGTCGAGAGCCTGTACCTGATCAGCCCGATCAGCTTCGACGTGAGCCAGCAGTTCGTGGGGCACACCAGCCACGTGCTGAGCGTCACACCGTCCCCGGACAGCCGGTACTTCGCCACCGGGTCGGCCGACCAGACGATCCGCATCTGGCAGCGGAACCGCGAGGAGCCGGTGCTGTCCATCTTCGTGGCCGGGCGCGAGTGGATCGCCTGGACCCCGCAGGGGTTCTACGCGTGCTCGCCCCAGGGCGAGCAGCTCATCGCCTGGCAGATCAACGCCGGCAACGTGAAGTTCCCGCAGGTCCACCCGGCCGGGCGGTTCCGCCCCACCATGTACCAGCCCGCGGTGCTCAAGTACCTGATCCCGGCCGGCGACCTGAGCAGGGCGCTGGCGATGGCCCAAAAGTACGACAAGGCCCTGATCCAGACCACGAACGTGGCGGAGGTGCTCCCGCCCGAGGTCACCCTCGCCGACTTCACGGAGGGCCGCGAGCTGAAAATGGACAAGGCCAAGGGGACGCTCACCGTGCGGGCCACGGCCAGCAGCCCGAGCGCGAAGCACCCGGTCACGGCCATGCGGCTCCTGGTGGACGGGCGCCCGTTCAACGGCGCGGCCGGCGTGAAGCGGTTCGAGAACCCGCAGCCGACCGCGGAGGCGACGTGGGAGGTGCCGCTGGCGCCCGGCCCGCACACGGTCGCGGTGATCGCCGACTCGCCCGTCAGCAAGGGTATGTCGAAGGTCGGGCAGGTGCTGCGCGACGGCGAGGTCCCGAAGCCGAACCTGTACGTGCTCACGATGGGCGTGGCGGCGTACCCCGGCAAGCTGAAACTCAACTACAGCGCCACCGACGCCGAAATGCTGGCCAAAGCGTTTCAGGAGAAGTCCCGGGGCACCTTCGACAAGATCGAGGTGAAGGTACTGACGGACAAGGCCGCTAGCCGCCAGGGCATCCGCGACGGGCTGACGTGGCTCAAGTCGAAGATGACCCCGCAGGACGTGGGCATCGTGTCCTTTTCCGGGCACGGCTCCCGGGACCTGTTCGGTCGCTTCTACCTGGTCCCGTTCATCGAGTCCGACCCGACCGCCGACGAGAGCGAGTGGGCGCTGTCCGGCGACGAGTTCAAGAAGCGGCTGGAGGACATGCCGGGGCGGCTGGTCGCGATCCTGGACGCGTGCCACTCGGGCTCGGTGGCCGAGAAGGACGGCCCGCCGCAGGCGGACTCGCTGGTCCGCGACCTGACCGCCGAGGACTCCGGGGTGATCGTGATGTGCGCGTCGCTGGGCCGGGAGTACGCGGCCGAGAGCAAGATCTGCAAGGCCGGGTTCTTCACGCTGGGGCTGGTGGAGGGGCTGAGCGGGCACGCGGACGTGGACGGCGACGGGGTCATTTACATCCACGAACTGGACATGTACGCGACGGCGCGGGTGCGCCAGTTGAGCGGCGGGCTGCAGAACCCGACCCTGGGGCGCCCGTCGGCGGTGAAACCGTTCGTGATCGCCAAGCCCGGGAAACAGGCCGCTCCGTGA
- a CDS encoding menaquinone biosynthesis family protein, protein MSATTAQRLIRVGHSPDPDDAFMFHALANDKIPTGDLKFVHELVDIETLNRRALTGELEVTAVSLHAYSYLLDKYALLPTGCSMGDKYGPMVVARKPLKVEHLPDLKLAVPGTLTTAFLTLKLLFESIGAQDKLTYDVVPFDEIIPAVASGKYDAGLIIHEGQLTFQNQGLHLVTDLGVWWHERTGLPLPLGGNVVRKDLGAETMREVSRLIKQSIQYALDHREEALQYALTYARDMDVGLADKFVGMYVNEWTLDYGERGRAAIRKLLGEAHRAGVIPSPVELEFVE, encoded by the coding sequence ATGTCCGCTACGACCGCACAGCGACTGATCCGCGTCGGGCACAGCCCGGACCCGGACGACGCGTTCATGTTCCACGCGCTCGCCAACGACAAGATCCCGACCGGCGACCTGAAGTTCGTTCACGAGCTGGTGGACATCGAGACGCTCAACCGCCGGGCGCTCACCGGCGAGCTTGAGGTGACCGCGGTCAGCCTCCACGCGTACAGCTACCTGCTCGACAAGTACGCGCTGCTGCCCACCGGGTGCAGCATGGGCGACAAGTACGGCCCGATGGTCGTCGCCCGCAAGCCGCTCAAGGTGGAGCACCTGCCGGACCTGAAGCTCGCCGTTCCGGGCACGCTCACCACCGCGTTCCTCACGCTCAAACTGCTGTTCGAGTCGATCGGGGCGCAGGACAAACTCACTTACGACGTGGTCCCGTTCGACGAGATCATTCCCGCCGTGGCGTCCGGTAAGTACGACGCCGGCCTCATCATCCACGAGGGCCAGCTCACGTTCCAGAACCAGGGCCTGCACCTCGTTACCGATCTCGGCGTGTGGTGGCACGAGCGCACCGGGTTGCCCCTGCCGCTGGGCGGGAACGTCGTCCGCAAGGACCTCGGCGCCGAAACGATGCGCGAGGTGAGCCGGCTCATCAAGCAGAGCATCCAGTACGCGCTCGACCACCGCGAAGAGGCGCTCCAGTACGCCCTCACGTACGCCCGCGACATGGACGTGGGGCTTGCGGACAAGTTCGTCGGCATGTATGTGAACGAATGGACGCTCGACTACGGCGAGCGCGGCCGGGCGGCGATCCGCAAGCTGCTCGGCGAGGCGCACCGCGCCGGCGTCATCCCGAGCCCGGTGGAACTGGAGTTCGTGGAGTAA
- a CDS encoding ABC transporter substrate-binding protein/permease (The N-terminal region of this protein, as described by TIGR01726, is a three transmembrane segment that identifies a subfamily of ABC transporter permease subunits, which specificities that include histidine, arginine, glutamine, glutamate, L-cystine (sic), the opines (in Agrobacterium) octopine and nopaline, etc.), with protein MNRRWLLAAVAALALAPPAFGQDKKGLRWGTDPTGGAPFVYKEGDAFVGFEVELADYLARELGRTSKMVPGDWDKLPELLGKPPAENGIDIVLNGYELREDLEKDYPSTVPYYVYKLALVVHKDNANTIAGWADLGRENDGGGKRSVGVLGGSVAHSYLKSKRFGDRIELAINPDVATVVGLVEQKRLDATVQDTPAALYYVKHGKGLMLADEPRKPGFYVILTRREDNELRERLNAAINKGIKDGTLKSIYEKYGLWNEDQERLRYWTEQPWPPPFLPDEEAGTATETGKADWGKLLSELLRAARMTVFLAVTSFPLAMLVGVLVALGRVYGPWPLRVPLGVYVEVLRGTPLLLQLYFVFYLLPLLVSKYLGITLPNEPILFGVLGLAINYSAYEAENYRAGLLAVPRGQMEAALALGMSPLTALRVVIVPQAARIVIPPVTNDFIALFKDTSVCSVILIVELTRKYNELYNFNREYIFQLAFLTAGLYLLMSYPLAVLAGFLERRLGTASGGSR; from the coding sequence GTGAACCGTCGCTGGCTGCTCGCCGCCGTCGCGGCGCTGGCCCTCGCTCCGCCTGCCTTCGGGCAGGACAAGAAGGGGCTGCGGTGGGGCACCGATCCGACCGGCGGCGCGCCGTTCGTTTACAAGGAAGGCGACGCGTTCGTAGGGTTCGAGGTGGAACTCGCCGATTATTTGGCGAGGGAGCTGGGGCGGACCAGCAAAATGGTGCCCGGGGACTGGGACAAGCTGCCCGAGCTGCTCGGCAAGCCGCCGGCCGAGAACGGCATCGACATCGTCCTCAACGGCTACGAGCTGCGCGAGGACCTCGAAAAGGACTACCCGTCCACGGTACCGTACTACGTCTACAAGCTCGCACTTGTAGTCCACAAAGACAACGCCAACACCATCGCGGGCTGGGCCGACCTCGGCCGCGAGAACGACGGCGGGGGTAAGCGTTCGGTCGGCGTGCTCGGCGGCTCGGTGGCGCACAGCTACCTGAAGAGCAAGCGGTTCGGGGACCGGATCGAGTTGGCCATCAACCCGGACGTCGCGACCGTCGTCGGGCTGGTCGAGCAAAAGCGGCTCGACGCGACCGTCCAGGACACACCGGCCGCGCTGTATTACGTGAAGCACGGCAAGGGCCTGATGCTGGCCGATGAGCCGCGTAAGCCCGGGTTCTACGTCATCCTGACGCGCCGCGAAGACAACGAATTGCGCGAGCGGCTCAACGCGGCCATCAACAAAGGCATCAAGGACGGGACGCTCAAATCGATCTACGAGAAGTACGGCCTGTGGAACGAGGACCAGGAACGGCTGCGGTACTGGACCGAACAGCCGTGGCCGCCACCGTTCCTGCCGGACGAAGAAGCCGGCACGGCGACTGAAACGGGCAAAGCGGATTGGGGAAAGTTGCTCTCGGAGCTGCTTCGGGCGGCACGCATGACCGTGTTCCTGGCGGTCACGTCGTTCCCGCTTGCGATGCTGGTCGGGGTGCTAGTGGCGCTCGGCCGCGTGTACGGTCCGTGGCCCCTTCGAGTCCCGCTCGGGGTGTACGTCGAGGTGCTGCGCGGCACGCCGCTCCTGTTACAACTGTACTTCGTGTTCTACCTGCTCCCCCTGCTCGTTTCGAAGTATTTGGGGATCACGCTCCCGAACGAACCGATCCTGTTCGGCGTTCTCGGGCTGGCGATCAACTACTCGGCGTACGAGGCCGAGAACTACCGGGCGGGGTTGCTCGCGGTGCCACGCGGGCAGATGGAAGCCGCCCTCGCGCTCGGGATGAGCCCGCTGACGGCGCTGCGCGTGGTGATCGTACCGCAGGCGGCACGGATCGTGATCCCCCCCGTCACCAACGACTTCATCGCGCTGTTCAAGGACACCTCCGTCTGTTCGGTGATCCTCATCGTGGAGCTAACGCGCAAGTACAACGAGCTGTACAATTTCAACCGCGAGTACATCTTCCAGTTGGCGTTCTTGACGGCCGGGCTGTACTTGCTCATGAGCTACCCGCTCGCGGTGCTGGCCGGGTTTCTCGAACGGCGCCTCGGGACCGCGAGCGGAGGGAGCCGGTGA
- a CDS encoding amino acid ABC transporter ATP-binding protein → MIRATNVTKFRGDTRVLDGASIEVQKGQVAALVGPSGGGKSTLLRCINGLEEFQEGEIAVGAFALRGGETPPRDTLLQLRRTVGMVFQQFNLFPHMTVLKNVMSGPVHALGRAKDEAEAAAKKWLDRVGLSDKHDARPGQLSGGQQQRVAIARALAVNPAAILFDEPTSALDPRMAAEVMRVIDDLAGDEQLQVAMVIVSHDIPAVKRIADVVHVLEKGRVVHSGPAAEAFAPGGPAAALE, encoded by the coding sequence GTGATCCGAGCCACCAACGTCACGAAGTTCCGGGGCGACACGCGCGTGCTCGACGGCGCCTCGATCGAGGTGCAAAAAGGGCAGGTGGCCGCCCTCGTTGGTCCGTCCGGCGGGGGGAAGAGCACGCTGCTCCGCTGCATCAACGGGCTGGAGGAGTTCCAGGAGGGCGAGATCGCCGTCGGGGCCTTCGCGCTTCGGGGCGGCGAAACGCCCCCGCGTGACACGCTCCTGCAACTGCGCCGCACGGTCGGGATGGTGTTCCAACAGTTCAACCTGTTCCCGCACATGACGGTGCTGAAGAACGTCATGAGCGGCCCGGTTCACGCGCTCGGTCGGGCGAAAGACGAGGCGGAAGCGGCCGCGAAGAAGTGGCTCGACCGCGTCGGGCTGTCCGACAAGCACGACGCCCGCCCGGGCCAGCTGTCGGGCGGGCAGCAGCAGCGCGTTGCGATCGCGCGGGCGCTTGCGGTTAACCCCGCGGCGATCCTGTTCGACGAGCCGACCAGCGCCCTCGACCCGCGGATGGCCGCCGAGGTGATGCGCGTGATCGACGACCTCGCCGGCGACGAGCAGTTGCAGGTGGCGATGGTCATCGTGTCGCACGACATCCCGGCCGTGAAGCGGATCGCCGACGTGGTTCACGTGCTCGAAAAGGGCCGGGTGGTCCACTCCGGCCCGGCGGCCGAAGCGTTCGCCCCGGGCGGCCCCGCCGCGGCGCTGGAATAG
- a CDS encoding helicase-related protein, whose product MPKDRLPIDDALPELLAALRASGAAVLRAPTGAGKTTRVPPALIDSGLAGNGLVLMLEPRRVAARAAARRMALEDNSPLGDTFGYQVRFDKKSSARTRVLVVTPGVLLRRLHDDPFLDGVAGVVFDEFHERGLEADLAFGMARLIRENVRPELNVVVMSATVDPSAVSAYLGGCPVVDSQGRTFPVEVRYRARRSDTPVHTAVADAVRDLLGTQSGDVLAFLPGLREIRQTADELDSFARESGALVLPLHGDLPPEQQDRALQKLDRRKVVLATNVAETSVTVDGVTAVVDSGLARVMEFEPSVGMDRLRLVPIARASADQRTGRAGRTAPGVCVRLWDEPGHRARPEQAAPEIKRVDLCGAVLQLAALGEPDVRKFPWLDAPTEEAVEQSLKLLDQLGLFVNGALTPLGEIAAGLPVHPRLGRLLLEGQRLGCAPRAALAAALLSERDPFLREFDSGPPVRTAPPTVSDVLDRVEALEAFEARGRLDGPLGRLHRGGAYAVLEVRDQLARLVGKGPPPPTPSLQGGGEKAFPERLANRVC is encoded by the coding sequence ATGCCGAAGGACCGACTCCCCATTGATGACGCGCTCCCGGAACTGCTCGCCGCGCTGCGAGCGAGCGGGGCCGCGGTGCTCCGCGCCCCGACCGGCGCCGGTAAGACCACCCGCGTGCCCCCCGCCCTCATCGACAGCGGACTCGCCGGGAACGGACTCGTGCTCATGCTCGAGCCGCGCCGGGTGGCGGCCCGCGCCGCCGCCCGGCGCATGGCGCTCGAAGACAACTCGCCCCTCGGCGACACGTTCGGCTATCAGGTTCGGTTCGACAAGAAGTCCTCCGCCCGGACGCGGGTGCTCGTCGTGACGCCGGGGGTGCTGCTGCGCCGGCTGCACGACGACCCGTTCCTGGACGGTGTCGCGGGCGTCGTGTTCGACGAGTTCCACGAGCGCGGGCTCGAAGCCGACCTCGCGTTCGGCATGGCGCGACTCATCCGCGAGAACGTCCGGCCCGAGCTGAATGTCGTGGTGATGTCCGCGACGGTCGACCCGTCGGCGGTATCGGCGTACCTCGGCGGCTGCCCCGTGGTGGACAGCCAGGGGCGCACGTTTCCCGTGGAGGTGCGCTACCGGGCGCGCCGGAGCGACACGCCGGTACACACAGCAGTGGCGGACGCGGTTCGCGACCTGCTCGGCACCCAGAGCGGCGATGTGCTCGCGTTCCTGCCGGGGCTGCGTGAGATCCGCCAAACCGCCGACGAACTGGACTCCTTCGCCCGCGAGAGCGGTGCCCTTGTACTGCCCCTCCACGGCGACCTCCCGCCCGAGCAACAGGACCGCGCACTTCAGAAGCTCGACCGGCGGAAGGTGGTGCTCGCGACCAACGTCGCGGAGACATCGGTCACGGTAGACGGTGTGACCGCGGTGGTCGATTCCGGGCTGGCCCGGGTCATGGAGTTCGAGCCGTCGGTAGGCATGGACCGGTTGCGGCTGGTGCCGATCGCCCGCGCGTCGGCGGACCAGCGGACCGGGCGCGCCGGGCGCACCGCGCCGGGCGTGTGCGTGCGGCTGTGGGACGAGCCCGGTCACCGCGCGCGACCCGAACAGGCCGCGCCGGAAATCAAACGAGTGGACCTGTGCGGCGCGGTGCTCCAGCTCGCCGCGCTGGGCGAACCGGACGTGCGCAAGTTCCCGTGGCTCGACGCACCGACCGAAGAGGCCGTCGAGCAGTCGCTGAAGCTGCTCGACCAGCTCGGGCTGTTCGTCAACGGCGCCCTTACTCCTCTGGGCGAAATCGCGGCGGGGCTTCCGGTTCACCCGCGGCTCGGGCGGTTGCTGCTCGAAGGTCAGCGGCTCGGGTGCGCGCCGCGGGCGGCACTCGCGGCGGCGCTGCTCTCGGAGCGCGACCCGTTCCTGCGCGAGTTCGACTCGGGACCGCCGGTACGGACCGCGCCGCCGACCGTGTCCGACGTGCTCGATCGCGTGGAAGCCCTGGAAGCGTTCGAGGCCCGGGGCCGGCTCGATGGCCCGCTTGGCCGGTTGCACCGCGGCGGCGCTTACGCGGTGCTGGAGGTGCGTGATCAGCTCGCGCGGCTGGTCGGGAAAGGCCCCCCCCCCCCAACCCCCTCCCTTCAGGGAGGGGGAGAGAAGGCATTTCCGGAACGTCTCGCGAATCGAGTTTGCTGA
- a CDS encoding sigma-70 family RNA polymerase sigma factor — MPGSVLHAVARLTAPDPRTDAGLVRAFLTGSDEGAFAELVRRHGPTVLGVCRRALGATPDAEDAFQATFLVLVRRARSTEWRDALGPWLYGVALKVARKARAARVKRRTHERPERPMTEPATPPAEPDDAVAVLDEELAALPARYRAPLVLCEIRGASRRDAARELGLAEGTLSSRLARGRKLLRERLARRGVAPAAGGLAVAVPAGLAGATVRHATHALARAAGAVPVAILSLTEEVTKTMIAKWKLALAAVATCATLTTLGAWNTSAHPVPVSNVSAAVARADEKKSAPPAKQPAPERAKAEDGAERVATIFGDVAVTREQFTEHLIRRYGQKELERFVNKQVIAHAFARKGLALAPADPEAALNEICTASRMSREQLAQAVQSQGFTLAEWNEDVNLPRVMLAHMCKAKVAPPTEAELRQAFDVRYGEKLDCRVIIWTNEDEAQKAYEKVRGSEKEFDAHARRSAVAGQPRTGVAADGRVAPIPRAQPLKEEEQVHHAAVKNLQRGDVSPLLRIEPGSFGFMVVKCDRVIPADKTKSFEKEKAALMLEALDAKVVNEFPRFRNELMQQAAPKYHLTFPERESLPKPDPAKK, encoded by the coding sequence ATGCCGGGTTCTGTTCTCCACGCCGTGGCGCGGCTGACCGCGCCCGATCCACGCACGGACGCGGGCCTGGTGCGGGCGTTCCTGACCGGCTCGGACGAGGGCGCGTTCGCGGAGCTGGTGCGGCGGCACGGGCCGACGGTGCTGGGCGTGTGCCGCCGCGCATTGGGCGCGACGCCGGACGCGGAAGACGCGTTCCAGGCGACGTTCCTGGTGCTGGTGCGCCGCGCCCGCTCGACCGAGTGGCGCGACGCGCTCGGCCCGTGGCTGTACGGCGTCGCGCTCAAGGTCGCCCGCAAGGCCCGTGCGGCCCGTGTGAAGCGCCGCACCCACGAACGGCCGGAGCGCCCGATGACCGAACCTGCGACCCCGCCCGCCGAGCCCGACGACGCGGTCGCCGTTCTGGACGAGGAGCTGGCCGCGCTGCCGGCGCGGTACCGGGCGCCGCTGGTGCTGTGCGAGATCCGGGGCGCGAGCCGCCGGGACGCGGCCCGCGAGCTGGGGCTCGCCGAGGGCACGCTCTCCAGCCGCCTCGCCCGCGGGCGCAAGCTGCTGCGCGAGCGGCTCGCGCGGCGCGGGGTCGCGCCCGCGGCCGGTGGGCTGGCGGTCGCTGTGCCGGCGGGGCTGGCCGGGGCCACCGTGCGGCACGCGACCCACGCACTGGCGCGGGCGGCGGGGGCCGTTCCGGTCGCAATTCTGTCTCTCACGGAAGAGGTCACGAAAACCATGATCGCGAAATGGAAACTGGCGCTGGCGGCGGTGGCCACCTGCGCCACACTCACCACCCTCGGCGCGTGGAACACATCGGCGCATCCCGTGCCGGTCAGTAACGTTTCGGCCGCAGTGGCACGAGCCGACGAGAAGAAGTCGGCTCCGCCGGCCAAGCAACCCGCCCCTGAGCGGGCGAAGGCCGAGGACGGTGCGGAGCGGGTCGCCACTATTTTCGGCGATGTGGCCGTTACGCGCGAGCAGTTTACCGAACACCTCATTCGTCGGTACGGGCAGAAAGAGCTGGAACGGTTCGTGAACAAGCAGGTCATCGCGCATGCGTTCGCCCGCAAGGGGCTCGCGCTGGCCCCGGCCGACCCCGAGGCGGCGCTGAACGAGATCTGCACGGCGTCTCGGATGAGCCGCGAGCAACTCGCTCAGGCGGTACAGAGCCAGGGCTTTACGCTCGCGGAGTGGAACGAGGATGTCAACCTCCCCCGCGTGATGCTGGCGCACATGTGTAAGGCCAAAGTGGCGCCCCCGACCGAAGCCGAACTGCGCCAAGCGTTCGACGTGCGGTACGGCGAGAAGCTCGACTGCCGCGTCATCATCTGGACAAACGAAGACGAAGCTCAAAAGGCATACGAAAAGGTGCGTGGCAGCGAGAAGGAGTTTGACGCCCACGCCCGTCGGTCCGCGGTGGCGGGCCAACCGCGAACCGGCGTGGCCGCCGACGGCCGCGTCGCGCCGATCCCGCGCGCTCAGCCGCTCAAAGAGGAAGAACAAGTCCATCACGCCGCCGTCAAGAACTTGCAGCGCGGGGACGTGAGCCCACTTCTTCGGATCGAGCCTGGCTCGTTCGGATTCATGGTCGTTAAGTGTGACCGGGTGATCCCGGCGGACAAAACGAAGTCGTTCGAGAAGGAGAAGGCGGCCCTGATGCTTGAGGCGCTCGACGCGAAGGTCGTGAACGAATTCCCGAGGTTCCGTAACGAGCTGATGCAGCAGGCCGCCCCGAAATACCACCTCACGTTCCCGGAGCGCGAGTCGCTCCCGAAGCCCGATCCGGCGAAGAAGTAA